The genomic window AATGTGTACAGAGGTTGCTCATGTGGGGTTGTGGTGTGAATTTTGTACTAAGTTGTACCAGGTCTAGTGGCAAGCAATTCGATCATGTTCATGGTTTAACCCATACAAAACAAGCCTTCAAACAGTGAACTAATTTGATGAACATGACATGACTAGGTCCTCAATTTCTTTCACTTCGGTCCTCAAATTCAGGTGTTACTGATACGATAGTGTGCTGCTGATTCTCTCTATTCAGACCGGTCACAAACCCAGCAGTGGACAAAGTGGGTTGGGTTAGGAGAAACCCAATGGTGATCTAATCTCTTCGGGCAGGGTGCATCCTATGTGCTATGACCATTTCTATATGTTAGTCGACTGATTTGGGCCCTCTATCTAGTCAGCATCAAGATTTGTGCGAAACCAAACTAAACGGCCATGATgttccatctccttctccccccGCATGTGTCATCCTGAACCCTTTCCCGTTGTCTCCCGATGCGGCGTTACTGCTTCCCGCTATTGCCTTCCTCGTCGTTGTCTTCCTCTAGCGAATTAGGGTTCATAGTTGGTTAGGGGTGACCTCTCTTCCCCAGCTAAGAAGTTCAGAAGCAGCCGACACAGTGGTGGGACGAGGGTGGTGGGCAGGGCCGTAGTGGCGGTGGAGGATAGTGAGTAGGTGTGagaggatcggtgacatcctaagaggggatgggtgaattagaacacttaaaactattttgccTTCAAAAATAgtactagataaatctatatcaatttctatctaaatatgctctaaatttatctagtgtgtctactcacCGATCAAAATATTTGCATcctatctaaaaaggtaaattgcaagtaagtaaatgcagaaacgtaaataagatagagagagcaaattcgACATAAGTAtttttctcgtggtatcgatggcatgaataccacccctagtccacgttagagctccatataaaatatgctctcggtcggcatCCGGTCacagcctttgagccaccaagtcacaaacaCATGACCTCCACCCGAATGAGCCACTAGGCCACCAAAGTAAGATCTCAccgctagcctctcttccagttcttcACCGTCacgatcacttcgaagcttgagctaTAAAGGCAAAGGTCTTCGTGTACTCGCACAATCAACTTGTCGTCGCTCTACACCAAATCGAAGGGTTAACAAACTTACCGACAAATTACCAAAACTCTAAAATATCAACATACTAAGAGTTCCCCTACACTGTTTGAACCTCCTTAATCTACTCTCTAGGGAAAAAAAGTACTTGTGAGATACCATGTGTCGCGTATGTActgttgagaaaaaaaagatgtaaATCACACTGGGTTTTCAGAAAAATCAAAGTCACACGTGGAACTCGAagggaagaaaaggagagaaatttTGTGAGACCCGCACGTATAAGGTCCCGGTGAGACCCTCATCCGCACCGTACACGTGCGATCGTACGACACGTACATGTGTATAtctacacaaaaaaaatatatatcaacaCGTTGTATGGGTCTCACCAAAAGATCCGGTCCCATAAAATTTTTCTCTGCAATAAAAGGGTAGCCCGACTGCCCGACACCACATGACGTCATCTTCTCCGACTCCTCGACACCCCCGGAGTTCCGACGAGTCTCTTGACTTGTAGTTGCAGCCGCAGGTAGCTAGCTGCTTCCGAGCTCTTCCCTCTTTACCTGAACGCGAAGAAAAGTAGCTGGGATCGCCTACGCAGCTACGCTTCGCTTCGAGTTACCCCCGGCTCGCCTCCGTCTCTCCATCTGCTCAAGTCAGATGCATCCCGTCCTGCGGCTTCAGGGTGAGATTTCCTTCACCTCATCAAACCTCCTTTCTCTTCAGGCTACTTTCGTTAGCTGCTTAATTTACTGTCCCAAGCTTCCAGACTCAGGAGCTGTAGCTCATGGAACTAAACATTTCGACCATAATTCGTTGGTAGTTATTGCAAGAGGAGTAAAGTAGGAGCTAGGTTGGTCAAGGAGTATAAGAACCCCTGCAAGAACTCatcccccccctccccctcgaAAGCTAGTGCCATTTGGCATTGGTTCTTGATCTGTGGAGCTGCCTGCTAGTGCCCCATTTTGGGATTGCTTCGATTGAGCGAATCCCTAGCTTAATTGCTGAATCTCCCAGCAGTTACCCGGTATGTTCctcctaatattttttttttataattcctTACGGAATAtttgatttttcaaaaaaaaattccttagGAAAATGTTTCTTTATTGGTTATTTGTGGCAATCCACCGCTAATTCACCATTGCTTATATCTGGAATTTCCTCTTGGACTTTAGGAACACTGTGAAGATTCAGCCTACCCTTTTATTATGTTAAGAATTTTTTTGCCTCAAATAATTTAGCAGTTCCTCAGTTAATTGTACAACCCCAATCTTATAACTCCCCAATATTTCAGCGAAATCTCCCCAATATTGCCATAAAAACAAATCATTTGGTGCAGTTTTTCTGATGACCCaactttgtgtgtgtgtgtgtttcagCTTGTCCATTTGGTCAAACAAAACATTCCTTGCAGTCTGTCTGAATAACCCAacctttttgttttttcagCCTATCCATTAGTCAATATTGCAGCAGCAAATTCTGAGGCTCCACTAATGTGATGTCAATCGCATGCTGCTTGCCAGTCGTCGAATGCGTGTACTGCCTGGCGTGTGCGCGGTGGGCATGGCAGCGCTGCCTCCACTCCGGAGACTATGACAGCCAGACATGGGGGCTTGCATCGGCTGCAGAGTTTGAGCCTGTGCCGCGGTTGTGCCGATTGATTCTCTCAGTCTACGAGGATGATCTGGACCACCCACAATGGGCACCTCCAGGGGGTTACGGCATGGAGCCACGGTGGGTGGTGCACCGGAGGACATATGAGCACACTAGTGGTCATGCTCCGACATATTTGCTGTATGTCGACCACCGGCATTCAGATGTTGTGCTTGCCATTCGGGGGATGAACATGGCCAAAGAAAGTGACTATGCCTTACTGCTGGACAATAGGCTCGGCCAGACGAGGTTTGACGGCGGCTATGTGCACAATGGCTTGCTCAAGGCTGCCGAGTGGGTCTTTGATGCTGAGTGTGATGTTATGAGGGACCTTCTGGAGATGAATCCTGGTTATACACTCACTTTTGCCGGGCATTCTCTTGGTTCTGGTGTCGTGGCGATGCTGGCTCTGGTTGCGGTGCACAGTAGGGAACGGCTGGGTGGTGTTGAGAGGAAGAGGATACGGTGCTTTGCAATGGCACCTGCCCGGTGCATGTCGCTCAATCTGGCAGTCCGTTATGCGGATGTCATCAACGCTGTTATTCTTCAGGTAACTTTCTGAGTTTTTGTACCTGCTTTGCAGGCGTGTATAATTCAATTGTCTCATTACCTGAAGAATAAAGCctcttattttatttcttagcaCTTCACAACCAATGATGCTATATATCAAACCTGTATGTTAAACTGTTCTTCGGTGGACAAATGGAAATGCAGTTATTTCATCATTGGCAATTTCTGTTAGAATTAGTTAGATCAAGAAGTCCAACTGAAGTATGCTTatcagtgttacctggacacagacacgggtgtcggaatccgactcggactcgggtgtccgattcggcaaaaaaaatttggacacgcgaaatacaactcggaatccgaTATGGGTGTTGGAATCCAACTCGGATTCGGAGTATCCGATTCGGCAAATAAATTTGGACAAGGGTGTCCAGATAACACTGATGCTTATGCTGTTCTGACATACCTATTTAATAAAACAGGATGATTTTTTGCCTCGCACGGACATTCCTTTGGAAGACATCTTCAAGTCGCTCTTTTGGTAATAAGACTTAGTTTTTATGTATTATCAACATGGTAACTCGTTTTGTAGAGGTTTATGATCTCTACATCTTTTCAGGGTACCTGATGTAGTCCTTTTTGTACAGCTTGCCATGCCTTTTATGTGGAAAGTGCCTTATAGACACCTGTATACCTGAAAGTGTGATGTTGAGAGATCCAAGGCGCCTATATGTACCAGGCCGGCTGTACCACATAGTTGAAAGGAAAcctttcaggtatttatttgcCTTGAGTTTCTAAATATTCTGATTATCCCAAACCATGTAAATACAGCACTGCCCCGTTTGACCTTTCACGTATTTTACTGATTTTTCATGCGAACGCAAAAAAGTTTTTTAAAGCTTGTCTAACTAAAATAATGCAATAAGCAATGATTATCTAGGGGAAAGGATTTCaggaaaaaaacatttttttgggTCTTCCAGTTTGATACAATCATACAATTAgttcagattttttttccttcaagcAACTATGGATTGCTGCAGATGTGGAAGATATCCCCCTGTTGTCAGAACAGCTGTTCCGGTGGATGGCCGATTCGACCACGTTGTTCTCTCTTGCAATGCTATATCTGACCATGCTATTATATGGATCGAAAGAGAAGGCCAAAGGGCACTGGATGTAAGTCTGATTCTGTTCTCTTAATTGACAAATTTGCCATGACATACTAATTCATGTCAGTTGCTTGTGGTGCTTAAAAAAACTGGTACTTTGTGTCTGTAACACCTGCCCATCACAATTTCACAATTAGTCAAGCTAAAGATTTTAAgacattccttttcttttcagcagCAGTTCTTTTGATCATTATTCTGAAGGATTCACAATAGCTATTTCAATACATGAGTTTTTCGTGATAAACATTTCAGAGGTGCACCAATGGCATGCAAACTAACAGTTCTGCCTTTTCAGTTGATGCTGGAGAACGAGAGGACCACGAAAGCACCTGAAATTCAAAGGATGGGCGATGAAATCACCATAACAAGGGATCACAACGAGGAGCAGCAGGCAGCACTGAGGCGCGCGGTTGCGCTAGGGGTTGCTGATGTCAACGCGCCATCGACATATGGTACATTCGATGAAAATCCAGCTCCTGAAGCTGATGAGGCTTCCCCAGTGCTGCTGGACAGCGGTAGGCGCAGGGTGGTCTGGGACGAGTGGATTGCAAGGATATTCGAGAAGGACGAGTCTGGGCAAATGGTTCCGCGGAGATGACCATGGCAGCAGTTGAAGACATGATGCTACGAAATTAGAACGAAAAATCTTTACTGATAATTGGAGCTGGGCCGATTCTTGATAGTAGTTGATCTTCCCACCTCTTCAAGTCTGTTTTGAAATCTTGAAATGGTGAAGGAACGGAAGTAGGAAATATTAATGCATATCAAGTATTTAGAGGTGAGTAGTAGTATATATCAATGAATAATTTTTGCCCTCTGGTTGCAAAATTTCTCTAGCTATTGAACTTACATATCGCTAATTTGGTAGTCTTACACTGACAAACTGGGATATGCAAAGTATAGGCATCAATGAAGATACATGTCATCTGTTATTTCAGTGTGCTTTTGCCTGAAAACAATGCTTGTAATACCAATTTTTGATGTACCAATGTGCCAAGTGGcccctaaaaaaacaaaatgtgCCAAGTGACCcctcgaaaaaaaaaagtgccaAGTGGGCAACAAATGCCATGtcagcttgcattgcttgagtACGTAACTTTGACTCGGCATGACCAATTATTTCACTTCTTAAGCTAATCAAATTACCGTGCACACATGAACGATTTGCACAGGCACAATAATCTACCGTGCAATGTACTCTATccgttttcaaatattttttcaatttcacTTCTGTTATTCATCTGCAAATACTTAACGATCAGAATTTCCCATTTTATCCTCGCAAAATATCTCACAATCCTCACACTTCACCTTTCAAGCGTGGAccaagataaattatttaatccTACTTAATTGTGAAACTTGTTTCCGTTGTGTACATAAGTATATAAGTATTTGAAAACAGAGGTAATACTCTATTGTGAAACTTGTTTCCATTGCATCTTCAATTACACATTTAGACGAGAACTAAATTTTGGTTTCGATAGTCAGTAAAAGTGATTGTACTATTTACCTACTAGAGATTAAACTTTATATTTACCTTGTATAtatctcattaaaatacatttttattttttaatgataGATTATGTTTCTATCGACAACGAGACGCAAGTATCTGTGGGTTGTATTGATATTTAAAAAAACACATTTAGACAGATCTTTGTTGAAATGGAATTTGGTTTGGACGTATTCTAAAGTTGAATTTTCTATTGGAAGGAGTACGAAACGAGGGATCCAAGGCGTCTTGCCGGAAATAATCAACTGCTAATCGCTAATTAATTAACGTGACATTGGCCACGACCTTCTTCCTCGTCCGCTCCTCGAGTTGTCTCGGCGTTGACTCCGCCGCCGCGGGTGCGAAGGCGAAGCTTCTTTCCTCGTTTCCTCCGGCGCTCCGGCTCCGAGCAGAGGAAGGACGCCGCCGCAGGCAGCCATGATCGCGACCGCGGCTCTTCCGGCCGCGTCCCGCTCGGTGGAGGCGCTCCTCGCGGGCGGCGGTGGGGCCCCCGCGGACGAGCTGCGGCGGCTGGGGCGGAAGCTCGCCGACGCGCGGGGCCTCGCCGCGGACGCCGAGGCGAAGGAGGCCCGCGACGCGGGCGCCAGGGCGTGGCTGCGCGCGCTGCGGGACGCGCTGTACGAGCTGGGAGACGCTGTCAGCGACTCCCGCCGCGCTGCCGCCGACGCCACCCGGCGGCAGCAGGAGGCCCGGAAATCGGTACGCGAGCCCTCTGCCTCTCTTGGATCCATAACTTATTTAGTACTAATATTTCAATGGCGTGTTGTATCCATAACTTATTTATggctaatattttttatatattttaatattagtCATTTCTCCATTCTTTTCTGTGGGTTACTAACAGCATATACAATCTTAATGTGGACAGATTCGCCATTGGTTTACACTACCACCAAATATCGACAGAAGCCAGTACAAGACTTTGAAAACCAGTATCAGCAGCCTGAATTCAAAAATGGATGGTATATTACAGAAAGGTTCCGAACTAGGACTTCAAGCAATCAACCAGGAAGGTCCGAATGAAAGGTCTGAATTTTCTTGGGAAGTGGTGCCTGATGAATATACTTTGGGTGATatagaaaatgagaaaaataaattgattgatgtgttgacAGACAGGAAGAGTGCAAACAAAGTCGTGACAATTGTTGGGTGTAGTGGAATGGGCAAAACTACATTGGCGTGGAAAATTTATAACgatcattgcacaagaaatgCTTTCAGTATTGTTGTATGGGTGAGTGTCTTGAATGACTTCAATGATATTGGATTACTGTCTGCAATCGTAAGGGCTGCTGGCGGAAATCCCAAAGGACAAGAAAACAGGGTGCAACTTGAGGCCATGTTGGCTGccattcttcaaggaaaaagattCTTACTGGTGCTTGATGATGTCTGTGGTCATCAAATTTATGAGAATTCCCTAGAGGCTCACTGGCATGTTTGTGGTCATGGAAGCCGAATTTTGATCACCACTCGTGATGAGATTGTTGCGACAAAAGTGAAGGATGCTTACGTCCACCGGGTTAAGGAATGGACCTTTCAGGACTGTTGGTCCTTGCTTTGTCGTAATGCTTTTCTGGATGAGAGCCTTAATGGAAACACTTTAAGGAATATTGGTATCATGATTATCCAAAAGTGTAACAAGCTTCCAATGGCTGTAAAAATTATAGGTGCTGTCCTGAGAACAAAGGAGCGAACCCAAGAGGCCTGGCAGAGAGTGTATGAAAGTGAAGGATGGTCTTTCAACGACCGTCGAGATGATGTACATGGCTTAACTGGGGCTATCTATTTGGGCTACCATGATTTGCCGTTGCATATGAAGCAATGTTTCGTTTATTTGTCACTGTTCCCTGAAGGCTCTATCATCAGGCAGCAGTTTGTCAGTCAACTGTGGATTTCAGAGGGTTTGATTGAGGAACGAGATAACTGCAGTCTCGAAAAGACTGCAGAGGAGTATTTCAGGGAGTTTCTATCAAGAAATCTTCTGCAACCTGAAATTGGAAATGATGACATAACAAGATGCGCAATGCATGATCAAATCAGATCCTTTTTGCAGTTCTTTGCCAAAGATAAAATTTTCGCTGGCGAAAGTACCAATGTAACTTCAATGGAAGGGCTACGGCATGTGTGGATTACGAATAGCAAACTAATGACCACCGTGGAAGAAATACGAGCTTTGACAAGCATGAAGACAGTTATTCTCTACAAGAACCTGGTGAGTAATCGCGGCTTAGACAAGCTATTCAAGGGGCTCAAATATTTGCAGGTGTTGGACCTTGGGGGTACTGAAATTAAGTATATTCCGAGGACACTGGAATCTCTAATTCACCTTAGGCTGCTAAATCTTTCACTAACCCGAATTACAGAGCTTCCAGAGTCCATTGAGTGTCTCGGAAGTCTGCAATTCTTGGGTCTCCGGTACTGCAATTGGCTGCACACTCTTCCACTTGGAATTGGCAAGCTGCAAAATTTACGAAATCTTGATCTTCGAGGAACTAGCTTGCATCAAGTCCTACCTAGTTTGGTAAATCTTAAGCAGCTCTCCATGCTACATGGCTTCGTAGTCACACGTGATGATGATCCAACTGGGTGGCCTTTGGAACATCTAAAATCTCTAGATGCATTGAGAAGCCTACAGGTACTGAAGATGGAAAGAGTCTCACATTGTTTCAGGCTGGAAGAAGCCATCCTGGAAACGAAGTCTCACCTTAAGGAGCTTGAACTATGTTGTAGCAATGATGATAGACAGGTTGAAGTGCAAGAAGAAGATGCAAAAACAATTAAATACATATTTGATAAGCTTTCTCCTCCACATTGCTTGAAATCTCTCAAAATAGTGAGCTACTATGGAAAACTTTGCCCTGATTGGCTACCTAATCTCTCAAACCTGCAGCGCTTTGTTCTTACTGATTGCAAATTCTTGGAGCATCTGCCGAACCTGGGCCAGCTAACTGAACTCAAGTTCCTCACCATAACCGGCTGTTCCAAGTTACTTACCATTAAGCAAGAGCGAACAAGTGCCAATCAGGCGTTTCCTAAGCTAGAGCAGTTGCACCTTAGAGACATGCCAAATCTTGAATCATGGATAGGATTTGAATCTGGTGATATGCCTTCACTTATGAAATTTCGTCTGGCGAATTGTCCTAAGCTCTGTTACCTGCCATCT from Phragmites australis chromosome 14, lpPhrAust1.1, whole genome shotgun sequence includes these protein-coding regions:
- the LOC133891413 gene encoding uncharacterized protein LOC133891413, whose protein sequence is MSIACCLPVVECVYCLACARWAWQRCLHSGDYDSQTWGLASAAEFEPVPRLCRLILSVYEDDLDHPQWAPPGGYGMEPRWVVHRRTYEHTSGHAPTYLLYVDHRHSDVVLAIRGMNMAKESDYALLLDNRLGQTRFDGGYVHNGLLKAAEWVFDAECDVMRDLLEMNPGYTLTFAGHSLGSGVVAMLALVAVHSRERLGGVERKRIRCFAMAPARCMSLNLAVRYADVINAVILQDDFLPRTDIPLEDIFKSLFCLPCLLCGKCLIDTCIPESVMLRDPRRLYVPGRLYHIVERKPFRCGRYPPVVRTAVPVDGRFDHVVLSCNAISDHAIIWIEREGQRALDLMLENERTTKAPEIQRMGDEITITRDHNEEQQAALRRAVALGVADVNAPSTYGTFDENPAPEADEASPVLLDSGRRRVVWDEWIARIFEKDESGQMVPRR
- the LOC133890802 gene encoding putative disease resistance protein RGA3 isoform X2 encodes the protein MIATAALPAASRSVEALLAGGGGAPADELRRLGRKLADARGLAADAEAKEARDAGARAWLRALRDALYELGDAVSDSRRAAADATRRQQEARKSIRHWFTLPPNIDRSQYKTLKTSISSLNSKMDGILQKGSELGLQAINQEGPNERSEFSWEVVPDEYTLGDIENEKNKLIDVLTDRKSANKVVTIVGCSGMGKTTLAWKIYNDHCTRNAFSIVVWVSVLNDFNDIGLLSAIVRAAGGNPKGQENRVQLEAMLAAILQGKRFLLVLDDVCGHQIYENSLEAHWHVCGHGSRILITTRDEIVATKVKDAYVHRVKEWTFQDCWSLLCRNAFLDESLNGNTLRNIGIMIIQKCNKLPMAVKIIGAVLRTKERTQEAWQRVYESEGWSFNDRRDDVHGLTGAIYLGYHDLPLHMKQCFVYLSLFPEGSIIRQQFVSQLWISEGLIEERDNCSLEKTAEEYFREFLSRNLLQPEIGNDDITRCAMHDQIRSFLQFFAKDKIFAGESTNVTSMEGLRHVWITNSKLMTTVEEIRALTSMKTVILYKNLVSNRGLDKLFKGLKYLQVLDLGGTEIKYIPRTLESLIHLRLLNLSLTRITELPESIECLGSLQFLGLRYCNWLHTLPLGIGKLQNLRNLDLRGTSLHQVLPSLVNLKQLSMLHGFVVTRDDDPTGWPLEHLKSLDALRSLQVLKMERVSHCFRLEEAILETKSHLKELELCCSNDDRQVEVQEEDAKTIKYIFDKLSPPHCLKSLKIVSYYGKLCPDWLPNLSNLQRFVLTDCKFLEHLPNLGQLTELKFLTITGCSKLLTIKQERTSANQAFPKLEQLHLRDMPNLESWIGFESGDMPSLMKFRLANCPKLCYLPSGLKYSKVLTSMQINHVDSLKVIEDLPVLKELVLQACNELERISNLPLLEILIVRGCSQLKDISVVHLLRHIRIVDRDLRELPGWFATHASMLQTFTIVGKAELLERLLPNREDWEIIRHISKVYANLPDESPFFTYTKSSADFHVDQRIGERGSPPVMLAAGIAHETLSVSFDNTFENRTYKEIWLVQTLFIFFTTVILLFLVFLD
- the LOC133890802 gene encoding putative disease resistance protein RGA3 isoform X3; this translates as MIATAALPAASRSVEALLAGGGGAPADELRRLGRKLADARGLAADAEAKEARDAGARAWLRALRDALYELGDAVSDSRRAAADATRRQQEARKSIRHWFTLPPNIDRSQYKTLKTSISSLNSKMDGILQKGSELGLQAINQEGPNERSEFSWEVVPDEYTLGDIENEKNKLIDVLTDRKSANKVVTIVGCSGMGKTTLAWKIYNDHCTRNAFSIVVWVSVLNDFNDIGLLSAIVRAAGGNPKGQENRVQLEAMLAAILQGKRFLLVLDDVCGHQIYENSLEAHWHVCGHGSRILITTRDEIVATKVKDAYVHRVKEWTFQDCWSLLCRNAFLDESLNGNTLRNIGIMIIQKCNKLPMAVKIIGAVLRTKERTQEAWQRVYESEGWSFNDRRDDVHGLTGAIYLGYHDLPLHMKQCFVYLSLFPEGSIIRQQFVSQLWISEGLIEERDNCSLEKTAEEYFREFLSRNLLQPEIGNDDITRCAMHDQIRSFLQFFAKDKIFAGESTNVTSMEGLRHVWITNSKLMTTVEEIRALTSMKTVILYKNLVSNRGLDKLFKGLKYLQVLDLGGTEIKYIPRTLESLIHLRLLNLSLTRITELPESIECLGSLQFLGLRYCNWLHTLPLGIGKLQNLRNLDLRGTSLHQVLPSLVNLKQLSMLHGFVVTRDDDPTGWPLEHLKSLDALRSLQVLKMERVSHCFRLEEAILETKSHLKELELCCSNDDRQVEVQEEDAKTIKYIFDKLSPPHCLKSLKIVSYYGKLCPDWLPNLSNLQRFVLTDCKFLEHLPNLGQLTELKFLTITGCSKLLTIKQERTSANQAFPKLEQLHLRDMPNLESWIGFESGDMPSLMKFRLANCPKLCYLPSGLKYSKVLTSMQINHVDSLKVIEDLPVLKELVLQACNELERISNLPLLEILIVRGCSQLKDISVVHLLRHIRIVDRDLRELPGWFATHASMLQTFTIVGKAELLERLLPNREDWEIIRHISKVYANLPDESPFFTYTKSSADFHVDQRIGERGSPPVMLAAGIAHETLSVSFDNTFEHCVFSCPLYAKCE
- the LOC133890802 gene encoding putative disease resistance protein RGA3 isoform X1, whose product is MIATAALPAASRSVEALLAGGGGAPADELRRLGRKLADARGLAADAEAKEARDAGARAWLRALRDALYELGDAVSDSRRAAADATRRQQEARKSIRHWFTLPPNIDRSQYKTLKTSISSLNSKMDGILQKGSELGLQAINQEGPNERSEFSWEVVPDEYTLGDIENEKNKLIDVLTDRKSANKVVTIVGCSGMGKTTLAWKIYNDHCTRNAFSIVVWVSVLNDFNDIGLLSAIVRAAGGNPKGQENRVQLEAMLAAILQGKRFLLVLDDVCGHQIYENSLEAHWHVCGHGSRILITTRDEIVATKVKDAYVHRVKEWTFQDCWSLLCRNAFLDESLNGNTLRNIGIMIIQKCNKLPMAVKIIGAVLRTKERTQEAWQRVYESEGWSFNDRRDDVHGLTGAIYLGYHDLPLHMKQCFVYLSLFPEGSIIRQQFVSQLWISEGLIEERDNCSLEKTAEEYFREFLSRNLLQPEIGNDDITRCAMHDQIRSFLQFFAKDKIFAGESTNVTSMEGLRHVWITNSKLMTTVEEIRALTSMKTVILYKNLVSNRGLDKLFKGLKYLQVLDLGGTEIKYIPRTLESLIHLRLLNLSLTRITELPESIECLGSLQFLGLRYCNWLHTLPLGIGKLQNLRNLDLRGTSLHQVLPSLVNLKQLSMLHGFVVTRDDDPTGWPLEHLKSLDALRSLQVLKMERVSHCFRLEEAILETKSHLKELELCCSNDDRQVEVQEEDAKTIKYIFDKLSPPHCLKSLKIVSYYGKLCPDWLPNLSNLQRFVLTDCKFLEHLPNLGQLTELKFLTITGCSKLLTIKQERTSANQAFPKLEQLHLRDMPNLESWIGFESGDMPSLMKFRLANCPKLCYLPSGLKYSKVLTSMQINHVDSLKVIEDLPVLKELVLQACNELERISNLPLLEILIVRGCSQLKDISVVHLLRHIRIVDRDLRELPGWFATHASMLQTFTIVGKAELLERLLPNREDWEIIRHISKVYANLPDESPFFTYTKSSADFHVDQRIGERGSPPVMLAAGIAHETLSVSFDNTFEVTSRITVPRVPIIRTSTLKRAMRRYLVPYLIMVIIVMQVLSYLLQNRTYKEIWLVQTLFIFFTTVILLFLVFLD